CTTGTTGAGAAATTCATACAACCTGTTGGATGCCAACGTTTGCATCCTTTCGCTTTGATCCATTACAGACACTTCCAACACAGTATTGATGAAATGCTCATGTCTCAAAAAGTCATTCACCCATTCGTTAAAGCAATCAGACCATTCTTTCGCATACTTTTCTTCTTGAGAAAGTCCATCAAAACAAAAAGCCAACTGCCCGTCATCAAACTTATACCTATATATGCCTGCTAACTGAATGTAGAATCTATCAAAAGCTTGTAGCGGATAGCTTTTTGCGCTTTTGATTCTGCAAATCGTAGAACACTCAAGCCCCAAAGGATTATTCCGAAGAACATACTCCTCCTTCACCATGTCTATCATACGACAGATCAAAGTCGACTTTACTCGCGATTGAGCTTCGCGAAGGATTGAATTTTTATCTTTTGGGTATAATTTGTTCATTATTCGATTTCTGGGGAAAAATCACTCTAAAGTTAAAAAAAAATCCCGCATACATTAAAGTGTCTCGGTTAATTTCTGCCAAGATTGTGTATTTTTCCCTAAAAACAAGCCATTTTCATCATCGTAATAAATCAAATCGTAAACCATAGGAATTTTAGGGACTCCATCCAAGCTATTGACTCCGTACTTCCCTCTTTTATGAACAATCAAAGAATTCCCATTCACCTCCTTGACTTGGTCATATGTGCAAGTAATCACATTCACTCCTTCTGAATTGCAATATCCCCATTTGCCTTCCAACCTCACCAAAGCTCCTCCTGAAGAGGTTCTGATCAAAGTATCATATTTCAAAGCGACTTTCTCTATGCCATCACTTTGAAGCAAACCGTACTTCATGTCTTTGCTAACGACTGTCGCTCCTTTATAAAATGGCTCCACCGTATCATACCAAGGTTGAATAACCAAAATTTCCCGCTCATCAACAAAGCCCCAATGGCCTCTTAACTTCACGGGCACTCTATTTTCTTGCAACACACCTATGTCATCATATCGGTTCGCTATTCTCAGCCTTCCTTCGGAGTCTACTAAACCAAATTTCCCGTCTTTTCTCACGCCTATCCATTCGCCATTAGCTTTTTTGATACTGGTAATCTCATCGCTTTCACTGAGTCGAATAAAATAATCTTTTCCTACCAGCAAATAAAATCCCGACTTTCTAACAGCAAATAACGAATCCCCTGAGACATTATAATACTCATCATATTCTGGATCAAGAATCACCTTTCCTTCTTCGCTGACAAAACCTATTTTACCATAATCTCCAACAACTTGATAGCCTAATTCTGTGTCAACTAACGAATCATAAGTATAAAATAACTCATGCCCTTGTCGACTGTAAAGCGTTCTTCCAAATCTATTACTAACCAAAAAGTTTCCTTTCGAATTCACACTTACAGTACCTGCTTCAGGAAGCATTGCCATTTCACCATTCAAATGCACATAAGCTTCTTGCCCAGAAAAAACAACCTTGAATAGATTTTGCTCATAGGCAATGATCTCGTCAAATCGATTTTCAATAACCACTTTTCCAGAATTGTCCAACACTCCCCAACGCTCGTCATTACCCATGAAAGCAATGTACTCTTCGTTTATCAAATCCAGATCCTGAAACTCTCTATCGATCATCAAAGATCCTTTAGCATTATACCACTTTGTCACTTGTCCGTCATTTCGAGTGTAGGACATTGTAACAAAACCAAATGAAGTCTCTTCTATCTCATCGCTGACAGCTTGAATTACCCAATCTCCTTGTTGATTGATCACACCAGCCTTTCCTTTGAAAAACGCAACTGCATAACCTTGCGAATTAAACCTTCTAAGAGAGTCATACAAGGTTTCGTCAACCTTGCCTTCATCAACAGGCAACAATTGATAATAAGCGCCAACCTTCAATGACAATAACTTATCGTCTATCGTATTGACAATTTCGGCTTGAAATGAAGCTTTCTCATGATATGCATTATCCCAAACCAGCCAATCATCATAACTTAAGACCTTATCTTGAAACACATTTATATGTTTGTATTTCGCAGAAAATTTCTCATTCCCTTCACCATCCATCAATCCTGCTTTGCCATGAATATAAAATCTAGCCCAACCAAGTTCATAAGCATCAATACTGTCATACTTGAAATCAGACAAAAACTCTCCATACTCATCAGCTAAAGCAAACTTTTGAGCTTCATTGCCAACAGCAAGCATTCCTTCATCCAAATACTCTATTTTCTCATCTTGAAATTTCATGACAAGCTTGCCTTTCAAATCAATGACTCCGTAAAAAACTCGATTATCTACTAGCTTGCGGACGATAGCGGAGTTTTTGCCATGCCTTAAAGACACAAACTCCACATCGGTTAGCGACTTTCCCTTAGCATTGACAATGCCGTATTTCATATAGTGATACAAGCGATCTTTCCTACCAACGACATATGTTGTTTCTCCAAATGGTTTTATCAGTTCAAAAATCGGAGGAGTAAGCTCTTTATTATTCAGGCTCATCAAACCCCATTTGCCATCTTTTTTATAGCCGACTTCATCGCCATAAATACTCAATTGGCTATCACTCGAAGCCTCGATATCAGACCATCCAATCCCTTCATACTCAGCGGGAATAAGCTCATTCCCAAAACTATCGATCAGACCTACCTTTCCTTCCGAATGAATTAATTTATAGTCGCCAGGATTCCCACCAATTAGTGTCAATGGAAAAAGCAAAACCATCATGCTGACCAGCAATTTTACTATTCTCTTTGAGTCATTCAATTCCCTGCGATATATATATTTCTCAAGCACCATTACCCTAATTTTCAACTATTTAGACACAAAGGTACGAAAGATATACAAGTTATGCCATTAGCAAAGGAACAATAGAAATAGAATGGAACAAGGAAACAACAAACTCACATTCACTTATGAGACAAGAAAGCTGAACTATGGCAAACGGCCTGCAAATATGACGCTCTACGAATAAGCATATGCAAAGGCACATCCAGCTGATGGTATTTTTGCAAATATCTTTGAATGATTAAAAAATTCTTTCTTCTCGAAACTCCTCTTATCACCGCTCTTGAAACTATATCATGCATAAATACTCACTTTTAATGATCGTAAGTTTATAACATGAGTTTAATTGAAATGTTATTTTTCGTCTTTCTTCTTCATTGATTTGAAGAAACTAGACCATGCGAATGGATTCAAGAAATTCGTTGTTCGGAATTGTCTATTAGTATAAGGATCGCTAAACTGTTGATCTTGATCGTACTTGAAATTTGTCGCTGGCTCGTATTTCAAATTCTGGCTAAGCAATAATATTCCATCCGGATTCATATTGCCCATAACATATCTATACTGATCCTCATAAGGCACTTCTTCCAAGGACAAGACGGCTTGCTTAAAATCGCGCACTGTCGGATATGGCATCACTTGTACTTCAGGCAAGTAAAGTGTGTCATAATCCATGTGCATAACAAAAGAAATATCCTTTTCATATCCCTTAGGTATCACATATGTCTTATTTACAAATCCTACGGAACTCACCATAATGGTGTCTCCAGCCATCACTGGCATAGTAAAATATCCATAATAATTGGTAGAAACTCCTCTGCCCGTCTTGGGAATAAAAATATGAACACCCGGCATGCCTTGCAATGACTGCCCGTCAACGACTTGCCCTGAGAATTGAATAATCGGTTGTTGCTCCTCGACTTCAGGATCATTATCCTGCGCCAACAAGGATTTTACCGGCATCGCAAACGCCCACAAAGCTAAAAGCAAAAACAAACGATACTTCATAATTCTCTTATATAATAATAAATTCTACTTCCCAAAAGGAAAAAGGTTGCCAAATATTAAGCCTTCAATGTCAAAAAAAACGACTAATAGGATTATATCCTAAACAATCAGCGATTATTTTAACCCTTTTTGAAGACACTATCCAACAAGTTTAACGACACGGTCTTTTGAATATTATTGGAATATTATAACTTGGCAAGCAGATGAAATTTAATTGCAAACAAATCCTGTTTTCTTGGTTGTTTGCATGAAAACAAAAACGAATTCGCCAACATAACCAAAAAGCAACATGCGCTTAAAAAGCTTTAGCTTACCCATAGGAAGTCAAATCTTCAAAGCTCTTTCCGACGAAGCGCGCATAAGGATACTTTACTTGCTATTCGAAAATAAAGAAATGTGCATTTCCGATTTGGAAGCGATCTTGGACTTCACCCAATCGAAGACTTCACGGCATCTCAATTACCTTAAGAACTCAGGCATAGTCTACACGACCAAACACGATCAATGGGTCTTTTATTCTATAAAAGAAGAAGTGTACGACATCATAAGCCAGATGCTCAACTTTCTTAAAAAGGATCAGACCCTTCAAAATGACAAACGGGTATTTCAAATCATGTACTCCAATAGAGAGCTCGCAATACATAAAAAACATCACGCCAAATGGCGATCAGAATAAAAAAGCCGGCTAACGCCGGCTTTACAACATTGCTTTATATATCCTCGTTTACTCTACTTCCACCCAATCTTTACCTACCTTTTGAAGAGTAATATTATCAGATGCTACTGATCCATTATAGTAATCATATTTAACCAAATAATATACTCCTTCTTTAATTTCATCACCAAAAGTAGCATCTAGAATACCTCCAACTGCTTTTATTATAGCTGATCTTTCTTTAAAGTCTCCTGATAAATTAAAATTCCCATACTGTGCGGCATTAGAGCTTCCCACGTTATTGTAGTCATCTCTAGTCATAGTATACTTAACTATTTCAACCGTCAAAGCATCCCAAGTATCCCCATTAAAAGACAATTCAATCGATTTTTCAACTTCCGTTGGAACTTCAATCCACTCATATGTAGACTCATTTTCCAAGTACAAAAATCTTGATTCGAAAATTCTTTCATCTTCAACTTTTTCTGTAAATGTATATCTTACTACTTGACGATCGCCTTGTTTGCTATAAAGGTTTGCACCAATTTGAGGCATATATATCTTGATTCTTTCAAGAGCCATATCATCATTTTCAAAATTCGGATATCTCTGCCCCATATTACTATAATCATCTGAAGACAACTCAGTAGCCATAATCCAGCCGCCTTCACCAATATGAACAAAATACCTTACTGCCGCAGGATAAAAGCCGCCATCATAGAGGTCAAAAATCAATTCGACCAAGTCACCTTTCTTAGCATCAGTATATTTTGATTGAACAAAACCTAAGGCCCCGCTTTTATCAAAATTATTATACTTGTTATTATACTCGTCAGGCTGAACCTCATAAGTGACAGGATCAGCAATTGCAAGCTCATTTGCATCTTCAAAATAATTATAAGACACAACTACTGACGTTCCTAATTCAGGATTCAAAAAACTTTGAGTAAAAAATCCAGGCAGCAAACTCTCTGCCGAATTATCCTTATCGAACATCAAGTTATCACTTACTGAACCTCCTATTTTAGCATAATCATCCGCATTTAAAATCAACTCGCCATCTGCAGGGACTTCTACTTTATCCTTGTTCGCCTCCATCTCATCTACACCATCCTGAATCTCCTGCTTCATATCTTTCTCAATCTCTGAATTCAAATCCTCCATTGGATCGCATGAAAACAACCCCAATGCAACCAACGCTACAACTGATATATATTTTCTCAACATGATTTTCAAAATTTTAATTTATCGATTAATGTGGATTAAAAATTAACTTTCATACCCATGGACCAGCTTCTTCCCCAACCATAGAATACATTTGCTGGGTCGCCAACATTTGTCTCATCAGCATCGGACACATACATAGTGTCGAATATGTTATGAATATTTCCAAATATTGATGCTTTCACGTCTCCAATTGTGAACTTGTAACTCATATTAGCATCAACCAAAGAGTAGTTCTCTAACTGCCAAGAATTTACACCTCTATCATCCTCATTCGTTCTTGAAGTAGGATTAAACTCAGCGAAGTTATCCCCATAAAAATTATAGTCCATCCCGATTTTCAAACCTTCCACCAATTCATAATTTATTCCTGCTGCGAAAGTTGTTTGAGCGGCATCACCTACCTTTATATCTGCCATGTAAACACTAAATGGCTCGCTTGGATTTTGTTGATCATCATATGCAATTACATTTTCCAAATCATTCAACCATCTCCAGTCTCCAATTGAAGCCATACCCGTCAGTTCCAATTTATCATTTGGCTTGAAAGCGAAATCCACTTCAACACCTTGATGCAATGCATCTACCCCAAGCAAGTTAGCCGTAAAATCCTGGCCCTGATCAGTTGTCAATCTCTTCACAAAAGATCTATCCATCCATTTAGTATAGTAGTAGTTAATATTTGCAGAAAATTTGCTTGTTCTCAATCCATATCCAAGCTCAATACTTGCGATTTTTTCATTTTCAGCTCCCTCGTTAATATCATTTTTATAATTCAAGAAAACCGCATCAAAAAACGGCGCTCTTGAGAAATACCCAGCATTAACGAAAATATTATGGATATCAGTAAGTCTATAATTAGCACCACCTTTCACTGAGTACCCTAAGAAGTTTTGAAAATCAGTTTCTTGCTTATCATCTGAATCCAAGTAATTAAAATAATCAATTCTCTTGTATGACGTATTTGACAAAGCTCCACTCACAAATGCTGAGACTTTATTGCGATCATATTCTAACTGACCAAACAACCCTTCCCATAAAACTATCCCATCATTGTAATAATCTATTCTATCTCCTTTTTGAGCGTAATGTATAGGGTTGTTCGCATCATCATCATCCAAGAAATATGAATTTCCAAGCAAATCCCTTACTTCTCTGTAATGCTCTCCTTTATAATATCTCAAATCTATTCCGCCTGACAAAGTCAAATTATTGTTCAAATCCGTTTTTAACGATGACAAAGCACCATACCAATTATGGTTGTTTACTGAGTTTCTCAAGATAAGAGATGAGCCTGCAGCGCCCTGATCAGCGTTCTTTTGAGCTATTTTATTAAAATCTATCAATCCATCAGCATCTCTTTCTATCCAACTATATTCCCCTAAGAAACCTGTACCTCCACCTGTTCCAAATGAAGCATATGCTGATGTAGTAAGATCTGTGGAAGGACTAATTGTCCAATAGTGATTCATGATAAATACCGGCTTATGATAAAAATTTATTCTTGAATTAAATTCACCTGCCTTGTAATACCCATGATCCTTATTATAATCCTCACCATGCTCTACACCTTCTTTAAGAGAAAGTTTTGTCGTTCTCTGTCCATGCTCTTGCGGAGCTCCAAAAGCTGTAAAAGCCAACTCATGGTTTTTATTTATTTTTTTAGCTACAGAAAGAAAATATGAATACGCTTCATAATTTGTTCCTTGAACATAACCGTCTCCTTTTCTATGAGTCGCTGCAACAGTTATAGCCAGTCCATTATCCATTAGTCCGGTAGAGAACTTAACCCCCTGTTTTTGCTCTCCGAAACTTCCAATGCTTGCAGTAGCAAATCCACCTTTTTCAGCGTCAGTTGATTTAGTGATAACATTGATTGTACCTCCAATCGATGGAATAGCCAACTTGGATGCTCCCAAACCTCTTTGCACTTGAATCGTTCTGGCAACATCTGAAAGATTAGCCCAATTTGACCAATAAACTTTACCATTTTCCATATCATTTACTGGCATACCATTGATTAGCACACCAACATTCACAGAGTTAAACCCACGTATATTAACACGAGCATCGCCAAAACCACCTCCAGATCTTGTAGCATAAATACCTGGTGTGGATTTCAATATCTCAGGAAATTCTTGAGTACCTAACTTCTCCTCCAATTGAGCTGGCTTAATTGTAGAAACAGCTACTGGAGTTTTTCTATCAATAGCCACATCAGCGATTATTTCCACAGGACTCAAAGCCATGCTTGACTCGCTTACCATTAAAGTTCCTAAATTGATTGTCTGACCATTAAGAGATACTTGTTTTGTCATAGTTTCATATCCTATGAAACTCACCTCAATCACTTTACTTCCTGTCTCATCAGTTGAAAATGAAAAGTCTCCATTAAGATCAGAGATCGAGCCGTCCGTAGTGCCTTTCAGCACGACATTCGCGCCAATGACAGCCTCGTTTGTGGACTTGTCCAAAATACGCCCCTTCAAGACTGTCTGAGCGTAAAGAGCATTAAGCCCTAAAAAAAACACTCCCACGAAGAGTAAAAACCTTTTCATACGATTAGCCATTTTTGTTATGTTTTATTGTAGTTTTTTAATTGGGAGCAAAACTACGATTAGATTTCAATATTGCTAATGCGTATAAATTAAATTTTTTCTATTAAAAATGCATGAAAATTAACATTTCAATAATAATTTAATTCCTTAAAAAGTGATATTAGGCTCTATTAGCTACCAGCATAACAACATCGCTTAATGATAAGATCATAACCCAGACTGGTTAGATTAATTTTAATGCTTGTTTAAAAAATATTAGAGCAAAAAACTTATAAAAATAAGACTGAAAGAATAAATAATTTAAATCAAAAAGCACCTAAATTAAAATTCATCATCAGCCAAATAGAATGGGATTTTCACTTTCTATCTGACAAATGATGAAACTAAAAAACAATATAATTTATTGAATTGACTTGCCATACTTAATCAAGTCAGGATTCTTTCTTTTGCTAGGCGGGCCATAGACACTGCACCATTTATCCTTGTCAGTTTGCACCAACATTCCTTCCTCGGAAATATTAAATTGCTTACGCACCTCTTTAATAGGCATTTGCAAATAAGGCGTTAAGTCCATATTTGCATCTATATAGTTCACACTGCATTCCTTGCCTCGCTGATATGCCTCATAAACCATCTCAGGCTTGAACTGATTCACCCAAGAATTGACTGTAGGGTCCGCTATTGTATAGCCTATTTGAAACTGGGCTGTAGCCGCTGAAATTTGGGCTGAAAAATCGACCTTGGACATAGCCCCGTCAAAAGCCAACACACAAATCTCACCTAAAGGAGAAGTATCATACCCGGAAAGCACGTGATGCATATCATGCTTAACCAATATATCATTCAGTTCTGCCCCAGGACTTCCCGGCAATGAAAATTCATTGTCCATATAATAGTTGTATAAGGTCTTCCCAAATGAGCCTTCTGGATATTGTCCATATTTCTGATACCTTTCATACACTTTTCTATGCTGTACCAAATGCAGCTTGGTTGCCAAGTAATAAAAAGACTGATATAGCGCAGATGCTCCAGTCTCAGCTTTAGTCGCTCTAAACTCGCACATCAAAATCGCAGTCTTATGCCCCTCAACAGCCTTAT
The Aureibacter tunicatorum DNA segment above includes these coding regions:
- a CDS encoding carboxypeptidase-like regulatory domain-containing protein produces the protein MKYRLFLLLALWAFAMPVKSLLAQDNDPEVEEQQPIIQFSGQVVDGQSLQGMPGVHIFIPKTGRGVSTNYYGYFTMPVMAGDTIMVSSVGFVNKTYVIPKGYEKDISFVMHMDYDTLYLPEVQVMPYPTVRDFKQAVLSLEEVPYEDQYRYVMGNMNPDGILLLSQNLKYEPATNFKYDQDQQFSDPYTNRQFRTTNFLNPFAWSSFFKSMKKKDEK
- a CDS encoding WG repeat-containing protein, with translation MMVLLFPLTLIGGNPGDYKLIHSEGKVGLIDSFGNELIPAEYEGIGWSDIEASSDSQLSIYGDEVGYKKDGKWGLMSLNNKELTPPIFELIKPFGETTYVVGRKDRLYHYMKYGIVNAKGKSLTDVEFVSLRHGKNSAIVRKLVDNRVFYGVIDLKGKLVMKFQDEKIEYLDEGMLAVGNEAQKFALADEYGEFLSDFKYDSIDAYELGWARFYIHGKAGLMDGEGNEKFSAKYKHINVFQDKVLSYDDWLVWDNAYHEKASFQAEIVNTIDDKLLSLKVGAYYQLLPVDEGKVDETLYDSLRRFNSQGYAVAFFKGKAGVINQQGDWVIQAVSDEIEETSFGFVTMSYTRNDGQVTKWYNAKGSLMIDREFQDLDLINEEYIAFMGNDERWGVLDNSGKVVIENRFDEIIAYEQNLFKVVFSGQEAYVHLNGEMAMLPEAGTVSVNSKGNFLVSNRFGRTLYSRQGHELFYTYDSLVDTELGYQVVGDYGKIGFVSEEGKVILDPEYDEYYNVSGDSLFAVRKSGFYLLVGKDYFIRLSESDEITSIKKANGEWIGVRKDGKFGLVDSEGRLRIANRYDDIGVLQENRVPVKLRGHWGFVDEREILVIQPWYDTVEPFYKGATVVSKDMKYGLLQSDGIEKVALKYDTLIRTSSGGALVRLEGKWGYCNSEGVNVITCTYDQVKEVNGNSLIVHKRGKYGVNSLDGVPKIPMVYDLIYYDDENGLFLGKNTQSWQKLTETL
- a CDS encoding TonB-dependent receptor, which translates into the protein MKRFLLFVGVFFLGLNALYAQTVLKGRILDKSTNEAVIGANVVLKGTTDGSISDLNGDFSFSTDETGSKVIEVSFIGYETMTKQVSLNGQTINLGTLMVSESSMALSPVEIIADVAIDRKTPVAVSTIKPAQLEEKLGTQEFPEILKSTPGIYATRSGGGFGDARVNIRGFNSVNVGVLINGMPVNDMENGKVYWSNWANLSDVARTIQVQRGLGASKLAIPSIGGTINVITKSTDAEKGGFATASIGSFGEQKQGVKFSTGLMDNGLAITVAATHRKGDGYVQGTNYEAYSYFLSVAKKINKNHELAFTAFGAPQEHGQRTTKLSLKEGVEHGEDYNKDHGYYKAGEFNSRINFYHKPVFIMNHYWTISPSTDLTTSAYASFGTGGGTGFLGEYSWIERDADGLIDFNKIAQKNADQGAAGSSLILRNSVNNHNWYGALSSLKTDLNNNLTLSGGIDLRYYKGEHYREVRDLLGNSYFLDDDDANNPIHYAQKGDRIDYYNDGIVLWEGLFGQLEYDRNKVSAFVSGALSNTSYKRIDYFNYLDSDDKQETDFQNFLGYSVKGGANYRLTDIHNIFVNAGYFSRAPFFDAVFLNYKNDINEGAENEKIASIELGYGLRTSKFSANINYYYTKWMDRSFVKRLTTDQGQDFTANLLGVDALHQGVEVDFAFKPNDKLELTGMASIGDWRWLNDLENVIAYDDQQNPSEPFSVYMADIKVGDAAQTTFAAGINYELVEGLKIGMDYNFYGDNFAEFNPTSRTNEDDRGVNSWQLENYSLVDANMSYKFTIGDVKASIFGNIHNIFDTMYVSDADETNVGDPANVFYGWGRSWSMGMKVNF
- a CDS encoding metalloregulator ArsR/SmtB family transcription factor, translated to MRLKSFSLPIGSQIFKALSDEARIRILYLLFENKEMCISDLEAILDFTQSKTSRHLNYLKNSGIVYTTKHDQWVFYSIKEEVYDIISQMLNFLKKDQTLQNDKRVFQIMYSNRELAIHKKHHAKWRSE